Proteins from one Amycolatopsis benzoatilytica AK 16/65 genomic window:
- the cydD gene encoding thiol reductant ABC exporter subunit CydD translates to MRPLDPRLLRLASAVRPFILGCAAFGGLTAVLVLAQAELLAYSISRAFLDGAALSALVLPVVALAGVVLARAGVAWLSETTAHRASARALSQLRDAVVGAALRAGPRSATRSPAEVATLATRGVDRLDGYFARYLPQLLVAAIVPAVVGARILFADWTAALIVALTVPLIPAFMILIGLFTQRDVRRQWRTLSVLGDHFLDLVAGLSVLTAFGRARAQRKTLREITERYRVQTMRTLRVAFLSALALELLATLSVAVVAVSIGLRLLAGDLDLRTALVVLILAPEVYLPLRAVGARFHDSAEGLAAAEEIVELTGEAPASRVSGVLPGATPNLLQLENVTVTGRSGAILDGFSLVVRPGQVVGVVGPSGAGKSTLLDLLLGWRTPDRGQVRVGDVDLADLDHEAWRHRIAWVPQQPRLVAGTVADNVRLGSPNATEAAVRAASAAAALDVPLSVEVGELGAGLSTGQIRRVALARAILLDRPLVLLDEPTEGVDAATEAAILHRLPQVLAGRTAVVVTHHPAVLALCDRVVTVSGPTAEPVAAPAAPPAAPPPSTTVAEPAADSSPGIWRPLREALRPHRLRLASACLVATAALGCGVALTATSSWLIASAALHPPVLSLMVAIVAVRTFGLAKGVLRYVERLLTHDVALRMLTELRVRVWSQLVRIGPAVTARQRRGELLHRLISDVDSQQDLVVRGLVPGVSTVAVLGGTAVTLGLLLPSAGAAAALGLALAAIVAPAVTAVAARRTERAAARLRTDLSARTVELLQASADLIAFDAAGARHAELRELDRRATAAARRSAARRGLGSGLAVLGVGLTSVVCLALGVLAVHAGAISGPALAVLALTPLAAAELVTGLPDAAQRLLGAGAAAHRLARLDATPAPQSEPASPRCAPAAEELVASKLSVRWPGTSRDAVQDVDLAIGHRLRLALTGPSGAGKSTVIAALMRYLDPSSGRILLDGADTRSYDSDSVRAQIAWCGPDTHLFDSTLRENLRLARPDASDDEIQAALALSQLGRWSASLPDGLDTALGTHGTPVSGGERQRIGVARALLSARPIMVLDEPTAHLDAPTAQALAADLLAATRDRSALVATHRPGEFPAMPEYRLTAPEPVRAAARERGPGEPLPHPVSSLGNG, encoded by the coding sequence ATGCGGCCCCTGGACCCGCGGCTGCTGCGGCTCGCCAGCGCGGTACGGCCGTTCATCCTCGGCTGCGCCGCGTTCGGCGGGCTGACGGCGGTGCTCGTGCTGGCTCAAGCGGAACTGCTGGCGTACAGCATTTCGCGAGCTTTTCTCGACGGTGCCGCGCTCTCCGCGCTCGTGCTGCCGGTCGTTGCGCTGGCTGGCGTGGTGCTTGCGCGAGCCGGAGTCGCCTGGCTTTCCGAAACGACTGCGCACCGGGCGTCGGCACGGGCGTTGTCGCAGCTGCGCGACGCGGTCGTGGGGGCCGCGCTGCGCGCCGGGCCGCGCTCGGCGACGCGGTCGCCCGCCGAGGTGGCCACGCTCGCGACCCGAGGGGTGGACCGGCTCGACGGGTACTTCGCCCGTTACCTGCCGCAACTGCTCGTCGCCGCGATCGTGCCGGCGGTGGTGGGAGCCAGGATCCTCTTCGCCGACTGGACCGCGGCACTGATCGTCGCGCTCACGGTGCCGCTCATCCCGGCCTTCATGATCCTCATCGGGCTGTTCACCCAGCGCGACGTCCGGCGGCAGTGGCGCACGCTTTCCGTTCTGGGCGACCATTTCCTTGATCTCGTCGCCGGCCTGTCGGTGCTCACCGCGTTCGGCCGCGCGCGGGCGCAGCGGAAAACGTTGCGGGAGATCACCGAGCGGTACCGGGTGCAGACCATGCGGACGCTGCGAGTGGCGTTCCTTTCCGCGCTCGCCCTCGAACTGCTCGCCACGCTGTCGGTCGCGGTGGTCGCGGTGTCGATCGGCTTGCGGCTGCTCGCCGGGGACCTCGACCTGCGGACCGCGCTCGTCGTGCTGATCCTCGCGCCCGAGGTGTATCTGCCGCTGCGCGCGGTCGGCGCCCGCTTCCACGACAGCGCGGAAGGGCTGGCCGCCGCCGAGGAGATCGTCGAACTGACCGGCGAGGCACCTGCCAGCCGAGTATCCGGCGTGCTGCCCGGCGCGACACCGAATCTGCTGCAGCTGGAGAACGTCACGGTGACCGGACGTTCCGGTGCGATTCTCGACGGCTTTTCGCTGGTGGTGCGGCCCGGGCAGGTCGTCGGCGTCGTCGGCCCGAGCGGCGCGGGCAAGTCGACGCTCCTGGACTTGCTGCTCGGGTGGCGAACCCCGGACCGCGGGCAGGTCCGCGTGGGCGACGTCGACTTGGCCGACCTCGATCACGAAGCGTGGCGACACCGCATCGCTTGGGTTCCTCAGCAACCGCGCCTGGTCGCCGGCACGGTCGCCGACAACGTCCGGCTGGGCTCGCCGAACGCGACCGAAGCCGCGGTTCGGGCCGCTTCCGCCGCGGCCGCCCTCGACGTTCCGCTCAGCGTCGAAGTCGGCGAACTCGGCGCCGGACTGTCCACCGGACAGATCCGCCGCGTCGCCTTGGCGCGCGCGATCCTGCTCGACCGGCCGCTGGTGCTGCTCGACGAACCCACCGAAGGCGTCGACGCCGCGACGGAGGCGGCGATTCTTCATCGCCTTCCCCAGGTTTTGGCCGGGCGGACCGCGGTCGTGGTCACCCATCATCCAGCCGTGCTGGCCTTGTGCGATCGGGTGGTCACCGTTTCCGGGCCAACCGCCGAACCGGTGGCGGCGCCTGCCGCTCCCCCGGCCGCGCCGCCTCCGAGCACGACCGTCGCGGAGCCCGCCGCCGACAGTTCGCCAGGGATCTGGCGGCCGTTGCGGGAAGCCCTGCGCCCGCATCGGCTCCGATTGGCGTCCGCCTGCCTCGTCGCGACCGCCGCGCTCGGCTGCGGGGTCGCGCTCACCGCGACCTCGTCGTGGCTGATCGCGAGTGCCGCGCTGCACCCGCCGGTGCTGAGCCTGATGGTCGCGATCGTCGCGGTGCGCACGTTTGGTCTCGCCAAGGGAGTTCTCCGCTATGTCGAACGGCTGCTGACGCACGACGTCGCGCTGCGCATGCTGACCGAACTGCGGGTGCGGGTATGGAGCCAGCTGGTCCGGATCGGTCCGGCGGTAACCGCACGGCAGCGGCGCGGCGAGCTGCTGCACCGGCTGATTTCCGATGTGGACAGTCAGCAGGACCTCGTTGTGCGCGGTCTGGTCCCGGGAGTGTCGACCGTCGCCGTGCTCGGCGGCACAGCCGTGACGCTCGGTCTCCTTCTGCCTTCGGCCGGTGCCGCCGCCGCACTGGGCCTGGCGCTCGCCGCGATAGTGGCGCCCGCGGTGACCGCTGTCGCTGCCCGGCGTACCGAACGAGCGGCCGCACGGCTGCGCACTGACCTCAGCGCTCGCACGGTCGAGTTGCTGCAGGCATCGGCCGACCTCATCGCTTTCGACGCAGCCGGGGCACGACACGCGGAACTGCGCGAGCTGGACCGCCGCGCGACTGCCGCGGCGCGCCGGTCGGCCGCGCGCCGCGGTCTCGGCAGCGGACTCGCTGTACTGGGAGTGGGTCTCACCTCGGTAGTTTGTCTGGCGCTCGGCGTCCTGGCCGTCCACGCGGGCGCGATCTCCGGCCCCGCCCTCGCCGTACTGGCCCTGACGCCGCTGGCCGCCGCCGAACTCGTGACCGGCCTTCCCGATGCCGCGCAACGGCTTCTTGGCGCCGGTGCCGCGGCGCACCGGCTCGCCCGGCTGGACGCGACGCCGGCGCCGCAATCCGAACCGGCCAGTCCGCGGTGCGCCCCGGCGGCCGAGGAACTGGTCGCGTCGAAGCTTTCCGTTCGCTGGCCCGGCACGTCCCGCGACGCGGTGCAGGACGTAGATCTCGCTATCGGCCACCGGTTGCGGCTCGCCCTCACCGGACCGTCCGGCGCGGGCAAAAGCACCGTCATCGCCGCTCTGATGCGATACCTCGACCCGTCGTCCGGCCGGATCCTGCTCGACGGCGCCGACACCCGCAGCTACGACAGCGACTCAGTGCGTGCCCAGATCGCCTGGTGCGGCCCGGACACCCACCTGTTCGACAGCACCTTGCGCGAAAACCTGCGCCTCGCCCGGCCGGACGCCTCCGACGACGAGATCCAGGCCGCCCTGGCGCTGTCCCAGCTAGGCCGGTGGTCCGCCAGCCTGCCCGACGGCCTGGACACCGCGCTCGGCACGCACGGCACGCCCGTCTCCGGCGGGGAACGCCAGCGCATCGGCGTGGCCCGCGCCCTGCTGTCCGCCCGGCCGATCATGGTGCTCGACGAACCGACCGCTCATCTCGACGCGCCGACCGCGCAGGCGCTCGCCGCCGACCTGCTCGCCGCGACCCGCGACCGGTCCGCGCTCGTCGCCACCCACCGGCCGGGAGAGTTCCCGGCGATGCCGGAATACCGGCTGACGGCACCGGAACCCGTCCGGGCGGCCGCGCGGGAGCGCGGGCCCGGCGAACCGCTGCCGCACCCGGTCTCCTCTCTCGGGAACGGCTGA
- the cydB gene encoding cytochrome d ubiquinol oxidase subunit II codes for MALTDLWFLLIAVLWTGYFVLEGFDFGVGVLLRVLGRDNTDRRVLINTIGPVWDGNEVWLLVAGGATFAAFPLWYASLFSGFYLALLVILVALIGRGVAFEFRGKIDSPRWRNTWDWVITVGSALPALLWGVAFGNIVHGVPLDAQHHFTGTFFTLLNPYALLGGLATLTVFTLHGTVFLALKTSGTVRDRAQALIAPLGGAAVLCGGGFLVWTALDHGGWTWVFAAAAAALLAAGILLGTTGRDGLAFLCTALAIVGTTATLFWSLYPAVLPSTTDSAFSLTTTNASSTHYTLQIMSWVAVAFTPIVLVYQTWTYWVFRKRVGRHSIPADAGLPGTH; via the coding sequence ATGGCCCTCACCGACCTCTGGTTCCTGCTCATCGCGGTCCTGTGGACCGGCTATTTCGTCCTCGAAGGATTCGACTTCGGCGTCGGCGTGCTGCTGCGCGTCCTCGGCCGCGACAACACCGACCGCCGGGTGCTGATCAACACGATCGGCCCGGTCTGGGACGGCAACGAGGTGTGGCTGCTCGTAGCGGGCGGTGCGACCTTCGCCGCCTTCCCGCTCTGGTACGCGAGCCTGTTCTCCGGGTTCTACCTCGCGCTGCTGGTGATCCTGGTGGCGCTCATCGGGCGCGGCGTGGCCTTCGAGTTCCGAGGCAAGATCGACAGCCCGCGCTGGCGCAATACCTGGGACTGGGTGATCACGGTCGGGTCCGCGCTGCCGGCGCTGCTGTGGGGCGTCGCGTTCGGCAACATCGTGCACGGTGTCCCGCTCGATGCCCAGCACCACTTCACCGGCACCTTCTTCACCCTGCTCAACCCCTACGCGCTGCTCGGCGGGCTCGCAACGCTCACCGTGTTCACCTTGCACGGCACGGTTTTCCTCGCGCTCAAGACCAGCGGCACGGTGCGCGACCGGGCGCAGGCGCTGATCGCACCGCTCGGCGGTGCGGCGGTCCTGTGCGGAGGCGGTTTCCTCGTCTGGACCGCACTCGACCACGGCGGGTGGACCTGGGTTTTCGCCGCCGCCGCGGCCGCCCTGCTCGCGGCGGGGATTCTGCTCGGGACGACCGGACGCGACGGGCTCGCGTTCCTCTGCACCGCGCTGGCGATCGTCGGGACCACCGCGACGCTGTTCTGGTCGCTCTACCCGGCGGTGCTGCCCTCCACCACCGACTCCGCGTTCAGCCTCACCACCACCAACGCCTCCTCGACCCACTACACGCTGCAGATCATGTCCTGGGTCGCGGTGGCGTTCACCCCGATCGTGCTCGTTTACCAGACCTGGACCTACTGGGTCTTCCGCAAGCGAGTCGGACGGCACAGCATTCCGGCCGACGCCGGGCTGCCGGGCACGCACTGA